The nucleotide window TCCTCCGCCTTGGATTCGACGGCACCGGACGCCGCTCCTTCTCCCGCGCTGGAACTCCAGACAGGACCTGAGGCCGGACACCGAGGCACATGATGTCGGGGTCCCGGCCGAGCAGGACCAGGAGCGGCCGACCGGTCCTGCAGCTGCACCGGGGCCGCAACCGGCGGCCGTGCTACGCCCCCGGGTGCAGCCTCGCCTCGCCCGTGACACCGACGCCCGTGCGGTCACCGGTCGCCACCCGCACCGGGCCCGCGACGCGGACGTCCACCGGATCGCCGTGGCCGTCCACCGCGACCGTCACCATCGCGTCGTGGCCGTAGAAACGCACGTCCACCACGGTGCCGCGGCTTGGGCCGTCGGAGACCGGGACCAGCCGGAGTTGCTCCGGGCGCAGCAGCACCTTGCCGGCGTCGCCGTTCATGCGGGTGCCCGCCAGGCGTACGTCGCCCAGCGGCGTGGCCGCCGAGCCGTCGGCCGTCGGCGTGCCCGGAAGCAGGACGGCGTCGCCGACGAAGCTCGCCACCCACGGGTCGGCAGGCTCGCGGTAGACCTCCTGCGGAGTGCCGCATTGAGCGACGCGCCCCTCACGCACCACGGCGACGAGGTCGGCGGTGGACAGGGCCTCCTGCTGGTCGTGGGTGACCAGCACCGCCGTCGCCCCGGTGGCCCGCAGTGCGGCGCGCACATCGGTTCTGACCCCGGCACGCAGCGCACTGTCCAGTGCGTTGAACGGCTCGTCGAGCAGCACCAGGGCGGGGCGCGGGGCCAGGGCCCGGGCCAGCGCGACGCGTTGCTGCTGGCCTCCGGAGAGCTCGTGCGGCATCCGTTCGCCGTATCCGGCCAGGCCCACCAGCCCGAGCATCTCCTCGACGCGGGAGCGGCGTTCCGCCCGGCTCTCGCCGGTCAGGCCGAAGGCGACGTTGCGGGCCACGCTCAGATGCGGGAACAGCGCGCCCTCCTGCGGGACGATGCCCACCCGGCGCCGCTCGGGCGGCAGATGCACCCCGGGACCACTGAGCACCGTGCCGCCGACCGTCACCGTCCCGGCGTCCGGCCGCAGGAAGCCGGCGATGATGCGCAGCATCGTGGTCTTGCCGCAGCCGGACGGGCCGAGTACGGCGGTCAGCGTCCCTGCCGGTACCGACAGGTCCAGCCCCTGGAGCACCGGGGCGCCTCCGTAGGACTTGGCCAGGCCGTGGATCCGAAGGTCGGTCATGAGCGGTGTCTCCCGAGGAGGTAGGAGGGGATCGCGGCGAGCAGGATCAGCGTGGCGGCGTACGGGGCGGCAGCCGCGAACGAGCCCGTGCCCGTTTCGGTCCACAGCCGGGTGGCGAGCGTGTCCATGCCGGTGGGGCGCAGCAGCAGAGTCGCGGGGAGCTCCTTCATCACGACCACGAAGGTGAGCGCGGTGCCCGCCGCTACTCCGGGGGCGGCGAGCGGCACGGTCACCTCGCGCAGCACGCGCAGCGGGGAGCGCCCCAGCGACCGTGCCACGTCCTCCAGGACCGGCGGCGCCTGGAGCACCGCCGCCCGGGTCGCGGCGACCGCGAGCGGCAGGAAGAGGACGGCGTAGGCGGCGATCAGCAGCGGGAGCTGCTGGTAGAGCGGGTAGGCGTAGCGGACGGCGAAGAACACCAGCGACAGCGCCACCGTGATGCCGGGCAGGGCGTGCCCGGCGTACGCCGCCTGCTCCAGCAGATGCGCGGCGCGCCCCCGGTGCCGGGCGGACAACACGCCCACCGGCAGGGCCAGGAGCGTCGTCAGTGCCGCCCCCGCCGCGGCGACGCCGAACGTGGTGACCGCGGTGTCGAAGAGGATGGAGCCGTTCCAGGTGGCGGAGTTGCCCACGGCCAGCCAGTAGGCGAGGACGCCGAGCGGGAAGGCGACGGCGACGGCCGTCACCGCTCCGCACCAGGCCAGCGCCGGGAAGCGCAGCCTGCCGAGGGCCACGGGTTGGGCGGGCCGCACCGTTCCCGAGCCGGTACGGACATGGCCTGCCCGGCCGCGGGTACGGACCTCGGCGGCGACCAGCGCCACTGTCAGCACCACCAGCACGACGGAGAGAGCGGCGGCCGGTGTGCGGTCGAAGCTGGCCCGGTACGAGGTGTGGATGGCGCGGGTGAAGGTGTCGAACCGCATCAGGGACACCGCGCCGAAGTCGGACAGGACGTACAGCGTGACCAGGAGCCCGCCGCCGGCCGCGGCCGGCCGCAACTGGGGCAGCGTGACGCGCCGGAACACCGCCGCGGGGCGGTGGCCGAGGGAGCGGGCCGCCTCCTCCTGAGCCGGGTCGATGCCGCGCAGCGCGGCGGCCACCGGGAGGTAGACGTACGGGAAGCTCACCAGCGTCAGTGCCAGCGCCGCCCCGGTGAAGCCGGCCAGCTCCGGTGCGGCCGACAGCCAGGTGAAGGCCGCGACGTAACTGGGCACGGCGAGGGGCAGGGTAGCCAGTACGGACCAGGCGCGGGCGCCCGGCAGGGTGGTGCGTACGGTCAGCCAGGCCAGCGAGATCCCGAGCACCAGGCAGGCGAAGACGACGACGGCGGCCAGCCCGAGGCTGCGCGCGAGCAGGGTGAGGGTGCGCTCGTCGGCGACGATGGCCCAGGCGTGGGCGGGGCCGCGTTCCAGGGCCCGGACGCCGAGGTAGCCCAGTGGCAGCAGTGCGAACACTGCCGCCGCACAGGCGGGGACGAGGAGGACGAGCGGGGGCCGGCGGCCGGCGCGCTGCCGCCCGCCGGCCGCCGCGGTGACGGCGCCGGCCGGGCGGGCGGGGGCCGGCGGACGCGTCTTGGCGCCGGTGGTGCTCATCCGGGTCAGACCAGCCCGACGGCCTGCAGCATGGCAAGCGTCTCCTGCAGGGAGTCGAGCTCGCCCAGGTCGATCTTCGGGGCCTGGAGGGTGTCCATCGCGGGGACGCCCCCACTCGGGCTGACGCCGTTGATCAGCGGGTACTCCTTGGTTTCGTCGGCGAAGTAGTGCTGGGCCTCCTTGGAGAGGAGGAAGTCGACGGCCTCGGTAGCCGGCCCGCTCTGGTCGCTGCTCTTGAGTACGCCCGCTCCGGCCACGTTGACCAGGGCGCCGGCGTCGCCGCCGGGCAGGAAGTGCAGCTTGGCGGTGAGCTTGTCCGCGCCCTTCTCCGCCGCCCGCTCGTACCAGTAGTAGTGGTTGATCAGGCCGAGGGTGACCTCGCCGGACTCCACGGCGTCCAGGACGCGCAGGTTGTTGTCGTACGGCTTGCCGACCTCCTTGAGGCCCTTCAGCCACTCCCGGGTGGCGTCGTCGCCCTCGAGTACGCGCATGCCGGTGACGAAGGCCTGGAACGAGGCGTTGGTCGGGGCGTAGCCGACCTTGCCCTTCCACTCGGACGTGACGACGTCGTGCACGCTGTCCGGCGCCGCGTCCGTCCGGTCCGGGTTGTAGGCGATGACCCGGGAGCGCCCGGAGACGCCGGTCCAGTCGCCCGTGCTGCCGCGGTAGGCCGCGTCCACCTTGTTCAGCGTTCCCTTCGGCAGCTCGGCCAGCAGGCCGTCCTTGGAGAGTGCGCCGAGGGCTCCGGCGTCCTGGGAGAAGAAGAGGTCGGCCTTGGTCTTGTCGCCCTCCTCCAG belongs to Streptomyces finlayi and includes:
- a CDS encoding ABC transporter ATP-binding protein, which produces MTDLRIHGLAKSYGGAPVLQGLDLSVPAGTLTAVLGPSGCGKTTMLRIIAGFLRPDAGTVTVGGTVLSGPGVHLPPERRRVGIVPQEGALFPHLSVARNVAFGLTGESRAERRSRVEEMLGLVGLAGYGERMPHELSGGQQQRVALARALAPRPALVLLDEPFNALDSALRAGVRTDVRAALRATGATAVLVTHDQQEALSTADLVAVVREGRVAQCGTPQEVYREPADPWVASFVGDAVLLPGTPTADGSAATPLGDVRLAGTRMNGDAGKVLLRPEQLRLVPVSDGPSRGTVVDVRFYGHDAMVTVAVDGHGDPVDVRVAGPVRVATGDRTGVGVTGEARLHPGA
- a CDS encoding ABC transporter permease, whose product is MSTTGAKTRPPAPARPAGAVTAAAGGRQRAGRRPPLVLLVPACAAAVFALLPLGYLGVRALERGPAHAWAIVADERTLTLLARSLGLAAVVVFACLVLGISLAWLTVRTTLPGARAWSVLATLPLAVPSYVAAFTWLSAAPELAGFTGAALALTLVSFPYVYLPVAAALRGIDPAQEEAARSLGHRPAAVFRRVTLPQLRPAAAGGGLLVTLYVLSDFGAVSLMRFDTFTRAIHTSYRASFDRTPAAALSVVLVVLTVALVAAEVRTRGRAGHVRTGSGTVRPAQPVALGRLRFPALAWCGAVTAVAVAFPLGVLAYWLAVGNSATWNGSILFDTAVTTFGVAAAGAALTTLLALPVGVLSARHRGRAAHLLEQAAYAGHALPGITVALSLVFFAVRYAYPLYQQLPLLIAAYAVLFLPLAVAATRAAVLQAPPVLEDVARSLGRSPLRVLREVTVPLAAPGVAAGTALTFVVVMKELPATLLLRPTGMDTLATRLWTETGTGSFAAAAPYAATLILLAAIPSYLLGRHRS
- a CDS encoding iron ABC transporter substrate-binding protein, with the protein product MRSPLTRPLAAIAAAALFVPVLTGCGSDAGDGDALVIYSGRNEKLVKPLLEKLEKAIGTEVDVRYGDSAELAAQILEEGDKTKADLFFSQDAGALGALSKDGLLAELPKGTLNKVDAAYRGSTGDWTGVSGRSRVIAYNPDRTDAAPDSVHDVVTSEWKGKVGYAPTNASFQAFVTGMRVLEGDDATREWLKGLKEVGKPYDNNLRVLDAVESGEVTLGLINHYYWYERAAEKGADKLTAKLHFLPGGDAGALVNVAGAGVLKSSDQSGPATEAVDFLLSKEAQHYFADETKEYPLINGVSPSGGVPAMDTLQAPKIDLGELDSLQETLAMLQAVGLV